One window from the genome of Pedobacter schmidteae encodes:
- a CDS encoding gamma-glutamyl-gamma-aminobutyrate hydrolase family protein, which yields MKKKLGISYSEANFQNYWNWFTERDLRNDIELVELSFLQNNQADIEQCDGFLLTGGIDVTPALSGGAEEYPFMPDQFLPERDEFEKLIYEYSQKAKLPLLGICRGMQYINILEGGQVFEDNGEKINQEHKKGLEDKIHGVNVYKDSLLYAITGMEQGQVNSAHHQAVKPHKLGNNLMINTYSDTADPIVEGLEFKDKTGKAFMLAVQWHPERMKEKENNPFSEKIKAAFIHQIRNPKD from the coding sequence ATGAAGAAAAAGTTAGGGATAAGCTATTCAGAAGCCAACTTTCAGAACTACTGGAACTGGTTTACTGAACGGGACCTGAGAAATGATATAGAACTGGTAGAGCTTTCCTTTTTGCAAAATAATCAGGCTGATATTGAACAGTGTGATGGTTTTTTGCTCACTGGGGGCATTGATGTGACGCCTGCTTTATCTGGTGGGGCCGAAGAATATCCTTTTATGCCCGATCAGTTCTTGCCTGAAAGGGATGAATTTGAAAAATTAATATATGAATACTCGCAAAAGGCAAAGCTACCCTTGTTGGGTATTTGCAGGGGGATGCAGTATATCAATATTCTGGAAGGTGGACAGGTTTTTGAAGATAATGGGGAAAAGATAAACCAGGAGCATAAAAAAGGGTTGGAAGACAAGATACACGGTGTCAATGTTTACAAAGACAGTTTACTATATGCCATTACTGGAATGGAGCAGGGACAAGTGAATAGTGCACACCATCAGGCCGTAAAACCACATAAACTGGGTAATAATCTGATGATAAATACTTATTCCGATACGGCTGATCCTATTGTGGAAGGTCTGGAATTCAAAGATAAAACCGGAAAGGCTTTTATGCTGGCCGTACAATGGCATCCCGAAAGGATGAAAGAGAAAGAAAACAATCCGTTTTCAGAAAAAATCAAAGCCGCTTTTATTCATCAGATACGAAACCCTAAGGATTGA
- a CDS encoding anhydro-N-acetylmuramic acid kinase yields the protein MNTNWKRIFDIIQKPERLIIGLMSGTSMDGLDVALCGVSGSGTDTKVRLLEFKTVSYTNAFKAEIKAIFSRHDADLQMVCMMNEKVGLIHAEMILNAIAEWGRKPEEIDVIASHGQTIFHAPRSLHGLADYPDATLQIGDGDHIAVKTGIVTIADFRQKHIAAGGEGAPLAVYGDYLLFSKKGEDRIMLNIGGIANFTYLPGDNDATKVFSTDVGPGNTLMDQFVQQHYPGLYFDEDAAIASSGTVSQALLDQLMQAEFLEAGFPKTTGPELFNLAYLAHAQQQSGTLSLSNADVMATLCSFSANVIINAIQLCFGKDTTPSIYISGGGMHNPLVLSQLKSALKNAGFYSTDALEINPDAKEAVLFAILANETLVGEKTDFGNRQGIPSVCMGKVCLPK from the coding sequence ATGAACACAAACTGGAAAAGAATCTTCGACATCATTCAAAAACCTGAGCGGTTAATTATCGGATTGATGTCCGGAACCTCTATGGATGGTCTGGATGTGGCGCTTTGTGGCGTTAGTGGAAGTGGAACCGATACAAAAGTTCGGTTGCTCGAATTCAAAACAGTTTCCTACACCAACGCCTTCAAGGCCGAAATAAAGGCCATTTTTTCCAGACATGATGCCGACCTGCAAATGGTATGTATGATGAATGAAAAGGTGGGGCTGATACATGCTGAAATGATTCTGAACGCCATTGCCGAATGGGGCCGCAAGCCCGAAGAGATTGATGTGATTGCCAGTCATGGGCAAACCATTTTTCATGCGCCCAGATCTTTGCATGGGTTAGCCGATTATCCGGATGCTACTTTGCAGATTGGCGATGGCGACCATATTGCCGTGAAGACCGGAATTGTTACCATAGCCGATTTCCGACAAAAACACATAGCAGCAGGTGGCGAGGGCGCCCCGTTGGCCGTTTATGGCGATTACCTGCTTTTTTCTAAAAAAGGCGAAGACCGCATTATGCTCAATATTGGCGGGATCGCAAACTTTACCTATCTGCCGGGCGATAATGATGCCACTAAGGTCTTCTCTACCGACGTAGGACCAGGAAATACCTTGATGGATCAGTTTGTTCAGCAACATTATCCGGGACTTTATTTTGACGAGGATGCTGCCATAGCCAGTTCGGGTACGGTTAGCCAAGCTTTGCTGGATCAGTTGATGCAGGCGGAGTTTCTGGAAGCGGGTTTTCCAAAAACGACAGGTCCGGAACTGTTTAACCTGGCCTACCTGGCTCATGCACAGCAGCAATCGGGTACTTTATCTCTTTCTAATGCAGATGTGATGGCTACCCTGTGTAGTTTTTCGGCAAATGTAATTATCAATGCCATCCAGTTATGCTTTGGAAAAGATACGACTCCGTCTATTTACATCAGTGGCGGAGGAATGCACAATCCGCTAGTGTTGAGTCAGTTAAAATCAGCATTGAAAAATGCAGGATTTTATTCCACCGATGCGCTTGAAATAAATCCGGACGCTAAGGAAGCAGTTCTCTTTGCAATTCTTGCCAATGAGACGCTGGTGGGCGAAAAAACTGATTTCGGAAACCGCCAAGGCATTCCTTCAGTTTGTATGGGGAAAGTATGTTTGCCAAAATAA
- a CDS encoding pitrilysin family protein, whose protein sequence is MTKKINVLSIGLAVALTVNLPAFAQKKTTIAKKPVVTSTQSLPGTLIPNDPNVKIGKLANGLTYYIRKNSEPKNRAELYLATRIGSLMEDDNQQGLAHFTEHMAFNGTKDFPKNEMINYLQKAGVRFGADLNAYTSFDHTVYQLPIPTDSISVFKNGFKILANWAGKIVMEGSEIDKERGVIIEEDRQRGKNAQERMSKQLLPVLLKGSRYADRLPIGKIDILNNFTHDKIRNFYKDWYRPNLQAVIAVGDFDVNEVEQLIKNNFSDLTNPANPRPRLSHDLPDNAAPLVKIITDPEQQYNVAQIMYKQRGGVQKTTADYKKGLMYGMINSMLGARFQEIMQKGDAPFIQGQSGYGAYQGGLVPGINAFQSAAVSKTGAELEKAFTAVLTENERMSKYGFTSSELDVAKRNIAAGNEKRLKEKDKTASSSFVQKYLNNFLTGTSIPSTEFTYELTKKMLTEITLAEVNALAKTLITRENQIIIVQAPEKEKANLPTEAKLLAALKNASNNVTAYVDNSVNKPLLDKKPVAGKIVNEQKDDKIGVTTLTLSNGIKVLLKPTDFKNDQVIFNSFSKGGTSLATDANFQSAEAVGLIPESGVGEFNPTQLNKLLAGNTGRAGAYVDNLYQGYNGSASPKDLETAFQMVYAYGTNPRKDPAIFNKNISDYKVMLANKSADPGSVFADTVQAVLSSYHKRGMPMTLSDLDKISLDEAFNFYKDRFADNSDQVFVIVGAFNTESIKPLIETYIASLPALNKKQSFVDNGVKAPKGKISKTVYKGLEDKASVQLYIHGDYEYNADTNIQLDALKAALENKILERLREKESGVYSPQVGLSVNKYPNAHYYFTISFSCATANVDKLIAAALDEVKQIKEKGATADDIDKFKSEEQRQIELSLRDNNFWLNYLTSRQKNGGDMDQILKIQQRLNAVTVETSKATAQQYLNEDNYIRLVLVPQK, encoded by the coding sequence ATGACCAAGAAAATTAATGTCCTAAGCATAGGACTTGCAGTGGCGTTGACCGTAAACCTTCCTGCATTTGCTCAGAAAAAAACTACAATAGCTAAAAAGCCTGTTGTAACAAGCACTCAGAGTTTACCAGGGACACTTATCCCCAACGACCCCAATGTAAAAATAGGAAAACTGGCCAACGGGCTAACCTATTATATCCGAAAGAATTCGGAGCCTAAAAACCGCGCCGAACTGTATCTGGCTACACGTATAGGTTCGTTAATGGAAGATGACAACCAACAAGGACTGGCCCATTTTACCGAGCATATGGCCTTTAACGGAACCAAAGATTTTCCGAAAAATGAGATGATCAACTACCTGCAAAAGGCAGGCGTACGCTTTGGTGCCGATTTGAATGCCTACACCAGTTTTGACCACACCGTTTATCAACTGCCTATTCCTACTGACAGCATCTCGGTATTTAAAAATGGGTTTAAAATATTGGCCAACTGGGCCGGGAAAATTGTGATGGAAGGCAGTGAAATTGATAAAGAAAGAGGCGTAATTATTGAAGAAGACCGCCAGCGTGGTAAAAACGCGCAGGAAAGGATGAGCAAACAGCTGCTGCCCGTATTGCTGAAAGGATCACGTTATGCAGATCGCCTACCAATTGGAAAAATTGATATTTTAAACAACTTTACGCACGACAAGATCAGAAATTTTTATAAAGACTGGTACCGTCCAAACCTGCAGGCGGTAATTGCCGTGGGAGATTTTGACGTCAATGAGGTTGAACAACTGATTAAAAATAATTTTTCCGATCTGACCAATCCTGCTAATCCGAGACCTCGTTTGAGTCACGATTTACCAGACAATGCTGCGCCATTGGTAAAAATTATTACCGATCCGGAGCAGCAATATAATGTGGCTCAGATTATGTATAAACAACGCGGTGGTGTACAAAAAACCACAGCAGATTATAAAAAAGGCTTGATGTATGGCATGATCAACAGCATGCTTGGTGCCAGGTTTCAGGAGATCATGCAAAAAGGAGACGCTCCTTTTATACAAGGACAAAGCGGATATGGAGCGTATCAGGGCGGCCTGGTTCCTGGAATTAATGCATTTCAGTCCGCAGCGGTATCTAAAACCGGCGCTGAGCTTGAAAAGGCCTTTACCGCAGTGCTGACAGAAAACGAACGCATGAGCAAATATGGCTTTACCTCGTCGGAACTGGATGTGGCAAAAAGAAATATCGCGGCAGGAAATGAAAAACGATTAAAAGAAAAAGACAAAACGGCCTCGTCATCGTTTGTACAGAAATATCTGAACAATTTCCTTACCGGAACAAGCATCCCTTCGACAGAGTTTACTTACGAGTTGACCAAAAAGATGCTGACGGAGATTACATTAGCCGAAGTAAATGCACTAGCTAAAACACTCATCACCAGAGAAAACCAGATCATCATAGTACAGGCTCCGGAAAAGGAAAAAGCAAACCTGCCAACTGAAGCAAAACTACTTGCTGCTTTAAAAAATGCCTCGAACAATGTAACTGCTTATGTTGACAATTCCGTAAACAAACCTTTGCTGGACAAAAAGCCTGTAGCCGGTAAAATTGTAAACGAGCAAAAAGATGATAAAATTGGCGTTACAACACTGACTTTAAGCAATGGCATTAAGGTATTACTGAAGCCCACAGACTTTAAAAATGATCAGGTTATTTTTAACTCCTTTTCTAAAGGAGGAACCTCATTGGCTACCGACGCCAACTTCCAGTCGGCCGAAGCCGTTGGCTTGATTCCGGAAAGTGGTGTTGGTGAATTTAACCCTACTCAATTGAACAAACTGCTGGCAGGAAATACAGGCAGGGCAGGTGCATATGTTGACAATTTATACCAGGGTTATAACGGCAGTGCTTCGCCCAAGGACCTGGAAACAGCCTTCCAAATGGTGTACGCATATGGCACCAATCCACGCAAAGATCCCGCTATTTTCAATAAGAACATCAGCGACTATAAAGTAATGTTGGCCAATAAAAGCGCCGATCCGGGAAGTGTTTTTGCCGATACCGTACAGGCCGTGCTTTCGTCATACCATAAACGTGGCATGCCAATGACCTTATCAGATCTGGACAAAATTTCGTTGGACGAGGCATTTAATTTCTATAAAGACCGTTTTGCCGATAACAGCGACCAGGTATTTGTCATTGTGGGTGCATTTAATACCGAAAGCATTAAGCCGCTTATTGAAACCTATATTGCCAGCTTGCCTGCGCTAAACAAAAAACAGAGCTTTGTTGATAATGGAGTAAAAGCACCAAAAGGAAAAATCAGTAAAACGGTATACAAAGGACTTGAAGACAAGGCTTCAGTACAACTGTATATCCATGGCGACTACGAATACAATGCCGACACTAATATTCAACTGGACGCTCTAAAAGCAGCCTTAGAAAATAAGATACTGGAGCGCCTGCGCGAAAAAGAAAGCGGCGTTTACAGTCCGCAGGTTGGATTAAGCGTAAATAAATATCCAAATGCACATTACTACTTCACCATTTCTTTCAGCTGTGCGACAGCAAATGTAGACAAACTGATTGCTGCTGCACTTGATGAAGTGAAACAGATTAAAGAAAAAGGTGCTACGGCTGATGACATCGATAAATTTAAATCAGAAGAACAACGTCAGATAGAACTGAGTTTAAGAGACAACAACTTCTGGTTGAATTACCTCACCAGTCGTCAGAAAAATGGTGGTGATATGGATCAGATCCTGAAGATTCAACAGCGACTGAACGCCGTTACTGTTGAAACTTCAAAAGCTACGGCTCAACAATACCTAAATGAAGACAACTACATTCGTTTGGTACTAGTGCCGCAAAAATAA
- a CDS encoding acyltransferase family protein, with product MASSSIGQDTPARLLSLDFFRGATVAAMILVNNPGDWGHIYAPLEHASWNGCTPTDLIFPFFLFIVGVSISYAMGSKKTDPASHGKTIKKALKRALILFGLGLFLSLYPKVFTEPIEAFKNVRIPGVLQRIAVVFFISAIIFLKNSEKNIFKILIALLAVYWALMTFVPVPGVGYANLEKETNLGAWLDRGLLTEAHLWKAAKTWDPEGILSTIPAVATGLFGILVGVYLKRKDIEAATKIAWLFCTGLAAVALGLLWDLQFPINKSLWTSSFVLYTGGLATVILAFCYWIIDIQKYNRFTKPFVVYGVNAITVFFLSGLIPRTLRMFTVKGADGSEMNLQAWLYSGFTPYFSPINASLAWAITVILFWLVILWIMYQKKIFIKV from the coding sequence ATGGCCTCATCTTCAATTGGGCAGGATACACCTGCGAGACTATTATCACTGGATTTTTTTAGGGGCGCAACGGTTGCGGCAATGATTCTGGTTAATAATCCGGGCGACTGGGGGCATATTTATGCACCGCTTGAACATGCCAGCTGGAATGGCTGTACGCCTACAGATCTTATTTTCCCTTTTTTCCTGTTTATAGTAGGTGTTTCTATCTCGTATGCAATGGGAAGTAAAAAAACAGACCCGGCATCACACGGAAAAACCATTAAGAAGGCCTTGAAAAGAGCGTTGATATTGTTTGGTCTGGGTTTGTTTTTATCACTTTATCCCAAGGTATTTACCGAACCTATAGAGGCATTCAAAAATGTACGTATTCCCGGAGTATTGCAGCGCATTGCTGTAGTCTTTTTTATATCCGCCATTATATTTCTTAAAAACAGCGAAAAAAACATCTTCAAAATTCTGATTGCACTCCTGGCAGTTTATTGGGCGCTAATGACTTTTGTTCCGGTTCCGGGCGTAGGTTATGCCAACCTGGAAAAAGAAACCAACCTGGGTGCCTGGCTAGACCGCGGCCTGCTTACAGAAGCACATTTATGGAAAGCTGCAAAAACATGGGACCCTGAAGGTATTTTAAGCACGATACCTGCCGTAGCGACAGGCCTGTTTGGCATATTGGTAGGGGTATATTTAAAACGTAAAGACATTGAGGCCGCCACCAAAATAGCCTGGCTGTTTTGTACCGGACTGGCAGCCGTTGCATTAGGTTTATTATGGGACCTGCAGTTCCCCATCAATAAATCCTTATGGACAAGTTCCTTTGTACTATATACGGGTGGACTGGCCACTGTAATCCTTGCCTTCTGCTATTGGATTATTGACATTCAAAAATATAACCGTTTTACCAAACCTTTTGTAGTTTATGGCGTAAATGCCATTACGGTTTTCTTTTTGTCGGGCCTTATTCCAAGAACCTTACGAATGTTCACAGTAAAAGGGGCCGATGGTTCGGAGATGAACTTACAAGCCTGGCTGTATTCAGGCTTTACACCCTACTTCTCTCCCATCAACGCCTCATTGGCCTGGGCCATTACCGTGATTTTGTTCTGGCTGGTTATTTTATGGATCATGTATCAGAAAAAAATATTTATAAAGGTGTAA
- a CDS encoding glycoside hydrolase family 10 protein, whose amino-acid sequence MFKTIIYALLLILIIPISLIAQSPSKIAPKREFRGVWVATVANIDWPSKPGLSIDQQKQELIGLLEQHKANGMNAIMLQVRPAADAFYVKSREPWSQWLMGKQGLAPAPGYDPLAFAIKEAHFRGMELHAWFNPYRATMSANTVVSAEHMTRKRPEWFFVYGGKKQFDPGIPEVREYIVQVILDVVKGYDVDGVHFDDYFYPYKIAGQTINDGATFSKYPNGFTNVADWRRNNVDMLIKQLDDSIHHYKKYVKFGISPFGIWKNIAEDSLGSATSGLSNYTELYADSRKWVKEGWVDYINPQIYFSFTRRAAPFGTLVDWWSNNNFGRHVYIGQGAYLIHNGATRKEAAWAFPNQIPNQIRHIRENNRIQGSVFFSSKSFSTVARALSDSLKNNLYKYPALPPQMPWLDDIAPNHPLNLTAEAQVGGVHLKWEKPAPATDGETASGYVIYRFNEGEKIGITDAKKIIKISFEDFTHFIDTTVEKGKRYNYLVTALDRLKNESEPSGPVGIETKELASAE is encoded by the coding sequence ATGTTTAAAACAATAATATATGCACTATTATTAATACTAATAATCCCTATTTCCCTAATAGCACAGAGCCCCTCAAAAATTGCTCCAAAAAGAGAATTCAGAGGAGTTTGGGTTGCAACTGTTGCTAATATCGACTGGCCGTCCAAGCCCGGACTAAGCATTGATCAGCAAAAACAGGAATTAATTGGCCTGTTGGAGCAGCACAAAGCGAACGGAATGAATGCGATTATGTTGCAGGTCAGACCAGCTGCGGATGCGTTTTATGTCAAATCAAGAGAGCCCTGGAGTCAGTGGCTGATGGGGAAACAGGGGCTTGCACCTGCACCTGGATATGATCCTTTGGCATTTGCCATTAAGGAAGCTCATTTTAGAGGGATGGAGCTCCATGCCTGGTTTAACCCTTACCGGGCAACTATGAGCGCCAATACCGTAGTGAGTGCCGAACACATGACCAGAAAAAGGCCAGAATGGTTTTTTGTTTATGGAGGAAAAAAACAATTTGATCCGGGTATACCCGAGGTCAGAGAATATATCGTACAGGTGATTTTGGATGTGGTAAAGGGCTACGACGTGGATGGTGTTCATTTTGATGATTATTTTTATCCTTACAAAATTGCTGGTCAAACCATTAACGATGGAGCAACATTTAGTAAATATCCAAATGGATTTACCAATGTTGCCGACTGGCGTCGAAATAATGTAGATATGTTGATCAAACAGCTGGACGACAGTATACATCATTATAAAAAGTACGTGAAATTTGGGATAAGCCCTTTCGGGATATGGAAAAATATTGCAGAGGATAGTCTTGGGTCCGCTACAAGTGGTTTGTCAAATTATACGGAGCTATACGCCGATTCGAGAAAATGGGTGAAAGAGGGCTGGGTAGATTACATCAATCCTCAGATTTACTTTAGTTTTACCCGTCGGGCAGCACCATTTGGAACCCTGGTTGATTGGTGGAGTAATAACAATTTTGGCCGGCATGTTTACATAGGTCAGGGCGCATATCTTATTCATAATGGAGCGACAAGAAAAGAAGCTGCCTGGGCATTCCCTAATCAGATCCCTAACCAGATCAGGCATATTCGCGAAAATAACCGCATTCAGGGAAGTGTATTTTTCAGCTCTAAATCCTTTTCAACTGTTGCCAGGGCGTTAAGTGATTCATTGAAAAATAATTTATATAAATATCCGGCCTTGCCTCCTCAAATGCCATGGCTAGACGATATTGCTCCCAATCATCCGCTTAATCTTACTGCTGAAGCGCAGGTTGGTGGTGTTCATTTGAAGTGGGAGAAACCAGCGCCTGCAACTGATGGTGAAACAGCTTCTGGATATGTAATTTATCGTTTTAATGAAGGAGAAAAAATAGGTATTACCGATGCGAAGAAGATCATTAAAATCAGTTTTGAAGATTTTACCCATTTTATAGACACTACTGTAGAGAAAGGGAAACGGTATAACTATCTGGTGACGGCATTAGACCGGCTTAAAAATGAAAGTGAACCAAGTGGCCCGGTAGGTATCGAAACCAAGGAGTTGGCAAGCGCAGAGTAA
- the nagB gene encoding glucosamine-6-phosphate deaminase → MARLNLLEETRFEKLPVSVFENPKAASLSVAHRIGNLIREKQKNNAQAVLGLATGATPIAVYAELVRMHKEEGLSFKNVITFNLDEYYPMQPNAAQSYVTFMNENLFDHIDIDKNNVNIPDGTLSLEEIPAFCLNYEKKIGDLGGLDIQILGIGRTGHIGFNEPGSAPNSGTRLVTLDDLTRRDAARDFGGKSFVPTKAITMGVGTIFKAREIILMAWNKKKAPIIKKTVEGEISSDVPATYLQLSDNVEFILDKDAACMLTRFDTPWLVKDCSWDDLALTKKAVIWLANTLKKPILKLTEDDYNNHGMAQLAVEKGPVYNINIDIFNKLQHTITGWPGGKPNADDSQRPERAEPAKKRSIIFSPHPDDDVISMGGTFIRLADQKQDVHVAYQTSGNTAVWDDDALRFVEFNIDFSEKMGLNTEELKALYQNMRSFMEKKKPNQIDTPEIQTVKGLIRKGEAIAGARYCGLDDDHIHFMALPFYESGKSQKNPVTEADVLLTMELLQKVKPHQVFAAGDFEDPHGTHIVCFNIILDALKRLAKTEDWVKDCWLWMYRGAWQEFETHEIEMAVPLSPQEVERKKMAIFKHQSQKDTAVFPGDDPREFWQRAEDRNRETAQSYDSLGLAEYEAMEAFVRYKF, encoded by the coding sequence ATGGCTAGATTAAATCTTCTGGAAGAAACACGCTTTGAAAAACTGCCTGTTTCTGTCTTTGAAAACCCCAAAGCAGCATCACTTAGCGTTGCTCATCGCATCGGGAACCTCATCAGGGAAAAACAAAAAAACAATGCTCAGGCAGTTTTAGGTTTAGCTACAGGTGCTACTCCAATTGCCGTTTATGCTGAACTGGTAAGAATGCATAAAGAGGAAGGTTTAAGTTTTAAAAATGTGATCACCTTTAACCTGGACGAATATTACCCTATGCAGCCTAATGCTGCACAGAGTTATGTGACCTTCATGAATGAGAACTTGTTTGATCACATTGACATTGATAAAAACAATGTAAACATTCCGGATGGGACATTGAGTCTGGAAGAAATTCCTGCATTTTGCCTGAATTACGAGAAAAAGATTGGGGACCTGGGAGGATTAGACATACAAATCCTCGGTATCGGACGTACAGGTCACATCGGTTTCAACGAGCCGGGTTCTGCGCCAAACTCGGGCACACGCCTGGTTACTTTGGACGACCTGACCAGACGTGATGCGGCGAGAGACTTTGGAGGTAAATCTTTCGTTCCAACAAAAGCCATCACCATGGGTGTTGGTACCATTTTCAAAGCCAGAGAGATTATTTTGATGGCCTGGAACAAGAAAAAAGCACCTATCATTAAAAAAACTGTAGAGGGAGAGATTTCCAGCGATGTTCCGGCAACGTACCTGCAGTTATCTGATAATGTAGAATTTATCTTAGATAAAGATGCAGCATGTATGCTGACACGCTTTGATACACCTTGGTTGGTTAAAGATTGTTCGTGGGACGACCTGGCACTGACCAAAAAGGCGGTAATATGGCTGGCTAACACACTTAAAAAACCAATTCTTAAGCTTACCGAAGATGATTATAACAATCACGGTATGGCTCAGCTAGCCGTTGAAAAAGGGCCGGTTTATAACATCAACATTGATATTTTCAATAAATTACAACATACCATTACCGGATGGCCGGGAGGAAAACCCAATGCGGATGATTCGCAAAGGCCGGAAAGAGCAGAGCCTGCTAAAAAACGCTCTATCATTTTCTCTCCGCACCCTGATGATGATGTAATCTCAATGGGGGGGACTTTTATCCGTTTGGCTGATCAAAAGCAGGATGTTCACGTTGCTTACCAAACTTCAGGTAATACCGCCGTTTGGGACGATGATGCACTTCGCTTTGTAGAATTCAACATCGATTTTTCTGAAAAAATGGGTCTTAACACCGAAGAACTGAAAGCATTGTATCAAAACATGCGTTCGTTTATGGAGAAAAAGAAACCCAACCAGATTGATACTCCTGAAATACAGACCGTAAAAGGTTTGATCAGAAAAGGCGAAGCTATTGCCGGAGCAAGATATTGCGGTTTGGATGACGACCACATCCATTTTATGGCCCTTCCTTTTTACGAAAGCGGAAAAAGCCAGAAAAATCCGGTTACCGAAGCTGATGTGTTATTGACCATGGAACTATTACAAAAGGTAAAACCACATCAGGTGTTTGCTGCTGGTGACTTTGAAGATCCACATGGCACGCATATCGTTTGTTTCAACATTATTCTTGATGCCCTAAAACGTTTGGCTAAAACTGAGGATTGGGTTAAAGATTGCTGGTTGTGGATGTACCGTGGTGCATGGCAGGAATTTGAAACACATGAAATTGAAATGGCTGTGCCACTTAGTCCACAGGAAGTTGAGCGCAAAAAAATGGCAATTTTCAAACATCAGTCGCAAAAAGACACTGCCGTTTTCCCTGGTGACGACCCAAGAGAGTTCTGGCAACGTGCCGAAGACAGAAACAGAGAAACTGCTCAGTCATATGACAGTTTGGGCTTAGCAGAATATGAAGCCATGGAAGCTTTTGTTCGCTATAAGTTCTAG